The following proteins are encoded in a genomic region of Paraburkholderia flagellata:
- a CDS encoding DoxX family protein, producing MQTPQDSRPSFAGNVAHAIICARRFIERLAQPSFVQLVLRFALAVPFWKSGILKWHGFLQLNDTAIDLFTDEFKLHLPGGPYPFPAPAIFAFLSACGEVTFPVLLALGFGTRFAAAGLLLMTCIIELTVPDGWPIHLTWAAMALGIAAWGPGVISIDYLLGDRAYRS from the coding sequence ATGCAAACTCCACAAGACTCGAGACCGTCTTTTGCGGGCAATGTCGCGCACGCGATCATATGCGCCCGGCGCTTCATCGAACGTCTTGCACAACCATCGTTCGTGCAGTTGGTGCTGCGCTTCGCGCTGGCCGTGCCGTTCTGGAAATCGGGCATCCTCAAGTGGCACGGATTCCTGCAACTCAACGACACCGCCATCGATCTCTTCACCGACGAATTCAAGCTCCATCTGCCCGGAGGTCCGTATCCGTTTCCGGCGCCCGCCATCTTCGCGTTCCTTTCCGCGTGCGGCGAGGTCACGTTCCCGGTACTGCTTGCGCTTGGATTCGGCACACGCTTCGCCGCCGCCGGATTGCTGCTGATGACCTGCATCATTGAGCTAACGGTGCCGGACGGCTGGCCGATCCACCTCACGTGGGCGGCCATGGCGCTCGGCATCGCTGCGTGGGGCCCGGGCGTCATTTCGATCGACTACCTGCTCGGAGACCGCGCGTACCGGTCATGA
- the bufB gene encoding MNIO family bufferin maturase, translating into MLAFSRLAAIHASSRPRCAAPGAAGLAGTSFKHEHLAAIFEDGLQDGFFEVHAENYMGAGGPPHRALRAIRERYPVSLHGVCMSIGGPDELDASHLARFCELVTRYEPALVSEHLAWSSHDGTFFNDLLPLPYTKATLDKVCEHIDQIQEAIRRPMLLENPSTYVAFASSTMSETEFIRTVAQRTGCGLLLDVNNVYVSATNQGYTARAYLADFPLEYVGEIHLAGHSEQHDDESAPLLIDSHDRAVADVVWALYRELIARTGPIPTLIEWDSQLPAWAELRAQAVMAHRIVSEHAPSNVSESDVSHSERAGHEA; encoded by the coding sequence ATGCTTGCTTTCTCCCGATTGGCGGCGATCCATGCGTCCAGCCGTCCTCGTTGCGCAGCGCCCGGCGCAGCCGGCCTCGCTGGCACGAGTTTCAAGCACGAACATCTCGCTGCAATTTTCGAAGACGGCCTGCAGGACGGCTTCTTCGAGGTACACGCGGAGAACTATATGGGCGCGGGCGGCCCGCCGCACCGCGCCTTGCGCGCGATCCGCGAACGCTATCCGGTCTCGCTGCATGGTGTGTGCATGTCGATCGGCGGACCGGATGAACTCGACGCCAGCCACCTTGCGCGCTTTTGCGAATTGGTCACGCGCTACGAACCCGCGCTCGTCTCTGAACATCTCGCATGGTCCTCGCACGACGGCACCTTCTTCAACGATCTGTTGCCGCTGCCCTACACGAAGGCGACGCTTGACAAGGTCTGCGAACACATCGATCAAATTCAGGAAGCCATTCGGCGTCCGATGCTGCTCGAAAATCCATCGACGTATGTGGCGTTCGCGTCATCGACGATGAGCGAGACGGAATTCATCCGTACGGTCGCGCAGCGCACGGGCTGCGGGCTGCTGCTCGACGTCAACAATGTCTACGTTTCGGCGACCAATCAAGGTTACACGGCACGTGCGTATCTTGCGGACTTTCCTCTTGAATACGTCGGCGAGATTCACCTGGCCGGCCACAGCGAACAGCACGACGACGAGAGCGCGCCGCTCCTCATCGACAGCCACGACCGCGCCGTCGCCGATGTCGTGTGGGCGCTCTACCGCGAGTTGATCGCGCGCACCGGGCCGATACCGACGCTGATCGAATGGGATAGCCAGTTGCCGGCGTGGGCCGAGCTGCGCGCGCAGGCGGTGATGGCCCACCGGATCGTGTCTGAGCATGCTCCCAGCAATGTATCGGAGTCCGATGTATCTCACTCGGAGCGCGCCGGCCATGAAGCCTGA
- a CDS encoding HvfC/BufC family peptide modification chaperone — MKPEQRTLDYATAFAPGLTNPGLATPEGVVASHGKGVVRRYNVYRNNVTVSLIEALAAIYPAVQRITGVEFFRAMARFHVRATPPVSPLLFDYGRDFPSFIETWEYARDMPWLADTARVERAWLDAYHAEDAAPLAAEAFAGIDPGSLAQMRFVPHPAARIVRSRYPAVAIFAMNRTPGPVTPLCSNDAEDALVTRPEYDVIVSRLPAGGAAFLLALIEGMPLGAAAQTAFEENDTFDLAASLAAMISAGVFATVQLGA, encoded by the coding sequence ATGAAGCCTGAACAGCGCACGCTCGACTACGCGACGGCCTTCGCGCCTGGACTGACGAACCCCGGACTCGCCACGCCAGAAGGCGTCGTGGCTTCGCATGGCAAGGGCGTCGTCAGGCGTTACAACGTCTATCGCAACAATGTCACAGTCAGCCTCATCGAGGCGCTCGCCGCAATTTATCCCGCTGTGCAGCGCATCACGGGCGTCGAGTTCTTCCGCGCGATGGCCCGCTTTCACGTGCGTGCCACGCCGCCGGTTTCGCCGCTCCTGTTCGATTACGGACGCGACTTTCCGTCGTTTATCGAAACCTGGGAGTACGCGCGCGACATGCCCTGGCTTGCAGATACGGCGCGCGTCGAGCGCGCCTGGCTCGACGCCTATCACGCCGAGGATGCCGCACCGCTCGCGGCCGAGGCATTCGCGGGCATCGATCCGGGTTCACTCGCGCAGATGCGCTTTGTCCCCCACCCGGCCGCGCGCATCGTGCGCTCGCGCTACCCGGCGGTCGCGATCTTCGCGATGAACCGAACGCCCGGCCCCGTCACCCCGTTGTGTTCGAACGATGCAGAAGACGCACTCGTCACACGGCCCGAATACGACGTGATTGTCTCGCGCCTGCCCGCGGGCGGCGCGGCGTTTCTCCTCGCGCTCATCGAGGGCATGCCGCTCGGCGCCGCCGCGCAGACAGCCTTCGAAGAGAACGACACCTTCGACCTGGCGGCCAGCCTGGCTGCGATGATTTCGGCCGGCGTGTTCGCCACCGTTCAACTGGGAGCGTAA
- a CDS encoding DUF1109 domain-containing protein, translating to MKTRDLVARLASNGSHIERDAVPRLLDRALLRGLAGSTVLLVALYGVRSDMPQLILTAMFWVRLAFPLAIIAAAMKLTERLGRPGARLRLAWFAVALPIATMLIAAGSILLATPPGYRLQLVLGTTWRTTTASVVLLSLPSLIAVLRAMKQLAPTRLALAGAGAGLLAGAQGWLVYTLYCSEMAAPFWGVWYVLAIVITTAIGAAIAPHCLRW from the coding sequence ATGAAAACGCGAGATCTGGTCGCGCGGCTCGCGAGCAACGGGTCGCACATCGAGCGCGACGCCGTCCCGAGGCTGCTCGATCGCGCGCTGCTGCGAGGCCTTGCAGGTAGCACGGTCCTGCTGGTCGCGCTGTACGGCGTACGCAGCGACATGCCCCAGCTGATCCTCACGGCGATGTTCTGGGTGCGCCTCGCATTCCCACTCGCGATCATCGCCGCGGCCATGAAGCTCACGGAGCGGCTTGGCCGCCCCGGTGCGCGGCTCAGGCTCGCCTGGTTCGCGGTGGCGCTGCCCATCGCCACGATGCTCATCGCCGCGGGCAGCATCCTGCTGGCGACGCCGCCAGGCTACCGGCTGCAACTGGTGCTTGGCACGACGTGGCGCACGACGACGGCGAGTGTCGTGCTGCTCTCGCTGCCCTCGCTCATTGCAGTGTTGCGCGCGATGAAGCAGCTCGCGCCAACGCGCCTCGCGCTGGCCGGCGCGGGTGCGGGTCTCCTGGCCGGCGCGCAGGGATGGCTCGTCTACACGCTGTATTGCTCGGAGATGGCGGCGCCGTTCTGGGGTGTGTGGTACGTGCTGGCGATCGTCATCACGACGGCCATTGGCGCGGCAATCGCACCGCACTGTCTGCGCTGGTGA